A portion of the Ostreibacterium oceani genome contains these proteins:
- the recR gene encoding recombination mediator RecR: MFSEKVEHLIQALSLMPSVGKKTAQRLAIHLLQHDRAAATQIANAINAAVGSVGSCQRCRNLSEHPICHICRDSRRNDSLICVVEGPMDVIAIEQSTNFSGRYFVLMGHLSPLDGIGPNELGLDILEATLQSGQTQELILATNVNAEGDATAYYLAELARKYGVSTSRIAFGVPMGGELEYTDSYTLGHAFERRTQF; this comes from the coding sequence ATGTTTTCTGAAAAAGTTGAGCACCTTATCCAAGCACTTAGTTTGATGCCTAGCGTGGGAAAAAAAACCGCACAGCGGTTAGCGATTCATCTATTGCAGCATGACCGCGCTGCAGCGACGCAAATTGCCAATGCCATTAACGCTGCCGTAGGCAGTGTGGGTAGTTGTCAGCGTTGTCGCAATTTGAGTGAACATCCCATTTGTCATATTTGTCGTGATAGCCGCCGCAATGACAGCTTGATTTGTGTGGTTGAGGGGCCGATGGATGTGATTGCGATTGAACAATCGACTAACTTCTCAGGCCGATATTTTGTCCTGATGGGACATTTGTCGCCGTTGGATGGGATTGGCCCCAATGAATTGGGGTTGGATATATTAGAGGCCACGCTACAATCAGGTCAAACACAAGAGCTGATTCTAGCGACGAATGTTAATGCAGAGGGTGATGCAACGGCCTATTATTTGGCGGAACTCGCTAGAAAATATGGCGTGTCGACCAGCCGTATTGCGTTTGGTGTGCCGATGGGTGGCGAATTAGAATACACAGACAGCTATACACTGGGTCACGCATTTGAAAGGCGAACACAGTTTTAA
- a CDS encoding archaeosortase/exosortase family protein, with amino-acid sequence MRSFLIIFSLSAIAIFVFHFQATVYATLTQPWTELLAKISASLIHLFDDDVTSAGVQILTDPSQNSQNFAGVEIVAGCNGIEAWLVLVAAIMAFPPYSYLRFRWVVLGVIVIMLFPLGWDAWFGKSLIAFAFVLLTQFYCPIGWQKLWGLVIGFIAIQALNVVRVISLFYLGQWDKGLFDFAHYYAWQALIILDALVVFLIWLSKLPNENPPSDQPPNNRQPADNASTAAIQQS; translated from the coding sequence ATGCGATCCTTTTTAATTATTTTTAGTTTATCCGCGATTGCGATATTTGTTTTTCATTTTCAAGCAACCGTCTATGCAACGCTAACACAACCTTGGACCGAGCTGCTGGCAAAAATTAGCGCAAGCCTCATCCATTTATTCGACGATGACGTAACCAGCGCAGGCGTGCAGATTCTCACAGACCCGAGTCAAAACAGCCAAAATTTCGCAGGGGTTGAGATTGTCGCAGGCTGCAATGGCATTGAGGCTTGGTTAGTCCTTGTGGCTGCGATTATGGCATTTCCACCCTACAGCTACTTGCGGTTTCGCTGGGTTGTTTTAGGTGTTATTGTCATTATGCTATTTCCACTCGGATGGGATGCTTGGTTTGGCAAATCGCTTATTGCCTTTGCCTTTGTTTTGCTGACCCAGTTTTACTGCCCCATTGGCTGGCAAAAACTATGGGGGCTCGTGATTGGTTTTATTGCCATCCAAGCACTCAATGTCGTGCGCGTCATTAGCTTGTTTTACTTAGGCCAATGGGATAAAGGCCTGTTTGATTTTGCGCATTACTATGCATGGCAAGCGCTGATTATTTTGGATGCCTTGGTTGTCTTTTTAATTTGGCTCTCTAAACTACCTAATGAAAATCCGCCATCGGACCAACCACCGAATAACCGACAACCTGCAGACAACGCATCAACGGCCGCCATACAACAATCATGA
- a CDS encoding exosortase H-associated membrane protein: protein MSNANQPTKNIYRFFAETLMWSIICFVAWFVCARVLNIPLIWLSEWVLGFLSQGTITDVKMHYSATEGFRVINQQFQIMTSIPPPGDQPVFAATTPLIYGYGLALFAALTLATNKDEGKKWREIGIAYLVFLVVQLIGISTQALMQLVYFSPPAISSHFPLVSEYLNVLGVSYQIATLLLPPVTPLVLWILFNVAYIEQLVGRKISSK from the coding sequence ATGTCAAACGCCAACCAACCGACCAAAAATATCTATCGTTTTTTTGCCGAAACACTGATGTGGTCTATTATTTGTTTTGTCGCATGGTTTGTTTGCGCCCGTGTCTTAAACATTCCACTGATTTGGCTCTCTGAATGGGTGCTGGGTTTCTTAAGTCAAGGGACCATTACCGATGTCAAAATGCACTACAGCGCTACCGAAGGTTTTCGTGTCATCAACCAACAATTTCAAATCATGACCAGCATTCCGCCGCCTGGCGACCAACCTGTATTTGCCGCTACCACGCCGCTGATTTATGGTTATGGGCTGGCGCTATTTGCCGCCTTGACACTCGCCACCAACAAAGACGAAGGCAAAAAATGGCGAGAGATTGGCATTGCATATTTGGTCTTTTTAGTCGTACAACTGATTGGCATTAGCACGCAAGCATTGATGCAACTGGTGTATTTTTCGCCGCCTGCTATCAGCAGTCATTTTCCTTTGGTCAGCGAATACTTGAACGTATTAGGTGTCAGCTATCAGATTGCGACGCTGTTGCTGCCCCCAGTCACACCATTGGTGCTATGGATATTGTTTAACGTGGCTTATATTGAACAGTTAGTTGGGCGCAAAATTTCATCAAAATAG
- a CDS encoding YbaB/EbfC family nucleoid-associated protein: protein MFGGNMGGMLKQVQKMQENMEKAQKELENIEVEGESAGGLVKITATCKNVVKRVNIDETLLSEDRDMLEDLVAAALNDTLRKAEEKAAEHMSELTNGMQLPPGMKMPF from the coding sequence ATGTTTGGTGGAAATATGGGCGGTATGCTCAAGCAAGTGCAAAAAATGCAAGAAAACATGGAAAAAGCACAAAAAGAACTAGAAAATATCGAAGTAGAGGGTGAGTCGGCAGGCGGTTTGGTCAAAATTACGGCCACGTGCAAAAATGTTGTCAAACGTGTGAATATTGACGAGACTTTGCTGAGTGAAGACCGCGATATGCTCGAAGATTTAGTCGCGGCAGCCCTCAATGATACGCTAAGAAAAGCCGAAGAAAAAGCCGCCGAACATATGTCAGAGCTGACCAATGGCATGCAGCTGCCACCCGGTATGAAAATGCCCTTTTAA
- the dnaX gene encoding DNA polymerase III subunit gamma/tau, whose protein sequence is MTYCVLARKWRPQTFHDLVGQAHVVKALAYALSQDKVHHAYLFTGTRGVGKTSIARIFAKSLNCETNGVSPNPCGTCQSCQEIADGRFVDLIEVDAASRTGVDETRELIDSVAYLPTKGRYKVYLIDEVHMFSKSSFNALLKTLEEPPPHVKFILATTDPDKLPNTILSRCIQFSLKSLTDRQIQQHLHHICDSERIGFEDNALSILAKAGRGSLRDTLSLTDQAITYGQGKLTVQAVSEILGTIHPADIEAIVFAIATNNANQLSAAVRRLDQYDIDAVTFLTELMQRLQAMAWAKEGIVNSLSAALSSTVHDIPKPLLHLWYDIADKSLTQLHQHHDAKQVIEMTLLRMLAFIPEDWVPRHRTLLADTYSDDSDSNEALGKAEVSADAALNTAPDAPIESAPIESAPDNGFAQHVKSSPVDAADSLLAAESEFFDQAEQAEQVERCDTPETATSSATPGVSEIGATEIQSNSAALTLPEITQHPEIPAAPEHTATESHPYNLSNTPANDNDPTPSMEAVRAVMKSARDITAPAEMPAEMPAEMPAEMPAEMPAEMPAEMPAEMPVEMPAEMPIEKDTEVLSNDRIDNKVGNSVDDGGNSSENNEKNDSADGALLSKIAVFDWFDAIENLGLSDFTYHFVSAGVLRIEANQGRADAILDLLPANEVLVTPDSMTELSEALSCYFAQPINVRVNYTDIRCETPAERQKKAQVDADQAVITAFTQHPIVQQVVNEFEARILTNTIKKMDKKPS, encoded by the coding sequence ATGACTTATTGCGTCTTAGCCAGAAAATGGCGACCTCAAACTTTTCACGATTTGGTGGGCCAAGCTCACGTGGTGAAAGCCCTTGCCTATGCATTATCCCAAGATAAAGTTCATCATGCGTACTTGTTTACGGGGACGCGTGGCGTAGGGAAAACATCGATTGCTCGAATTTTTGCAAAATCACTTAACTGTGAGACCAACGGCGTGTCTCCTAATCCCTGTGGGACGTGCCAAAGCTGCCAAGAAATTGCCGATGGGCGTTTTGTTGACTTAATCGAAGTCGATGCCGCGTCACGCACCGGTGTTGATGAAACGCGTGAATTAATTGATAGTGTCGCGTATCTGCCGACCAAGGGGCGTTACAAAGTCTATTTGATTGATGAAGTTCACATGTTCTCTAAAAGTAGCTTTAATGCGCTACTCAAAACGCTAGAAGAGCCGCCGCCGCACGTTAAGTTTATTTTGGCGACAACAGACCCTGATAAACTCCCGAATACGATTTTGTCACGGTGCATCCAGTTTAGCCTAAAATCACTGACCGATAGGCAAATTCAGCAGCATTTACACCATATTTGTGATAGTGAGCGCATTGGCTTTGAAGACAACGCATTATCAATTTTGGCAAAAGCAGGGCGCGGTAGTTTGCGCGATACGCTGAGTTTAACCGATCAAGCGATTACGTATGGTCAAGGCAAATTGACTGTGCAAGCGGTATCAGAGATTTTAGGGACAATTCATCCAGCAGATATTGAGGCGATTGTATTTGCCATCGCCACCAATAATGCGAATCAACTCAGCGCAGCGGTTCGGCGATTAGACCAATACGATATTGATGCAGTGACTTTTTTGACAGAATTAATGCAGCGCTTGCAGGCAATGGCTTGGGCAAAAGAAGGCATTGTTAATTCGCTTTCTGCTGCGCTATCAAGCACAGTGCACGATATCCCCAAGCCTTTGTTGCACCTTTGGTATGATATCGCCGATAAGTCCTTGACGCAATTGCACCAACATCATGATGCCAAACAGGTAATCGAAATGACCTTGTTGCGTATGCTGGCGTTTATTCCAGAGGATTGGGTGCCACGCCACCGCACACTACTAGCGGATACGTATTCTGATGACAGCGATTCAAATGAAGCGCTAGGTAAAGCAGAAGTTAGCGCAGATGCTGCCCTGAATACTGCCCCTGACGCACCAATAGAAAGCGCACCAATAGAAAGCGCACCAGACAATGGATTTGCCCAACACGTAAAATCCAGTCCAGTTGATGCGGCGGACAGTTTATTAGCGGCAGAATCTGAGTTTTTCGACCAAGCTGAACAAGCTGAACAAGTTGAACGCTGCGATACCCCAGAGACAGCCACCTCGTCGGCTACTCCAGGTGTGTCAGAGATAGGCGCGACAGAGATACAATCAAACTCAGCGGCACTGACGCTACCTGAAATAACGCAACATCCAGAAATTCCAGCTGCACCCGAACACACAGCGACTGAGTCGCACCCCTATAATTTATCAAACACGCCTGCAAATGATAATGACCCTACGCCCTCTATGGAGGCGGTACGCGCGGTGATGAAAAGTGCGCGCGACATAACCGCGCCAGCCGAAATGCCAGCCGAAATGCCAGCCGAAATGCCAGCCGAAATGCCAGCCGAAATGCCAGCCGAAATGCCAGCCGAAATGCCAGCCGAAATGCCAGTCGAGATGCCAGCCGAAATGCCGATTGAAAAAGACACCGAAGTGTTGTCAAACGATAGGATAGATAATAAGGTAGGTAATAGCGTAGATGACGGCGGAAACAGCAGTGAAAACAACGAAAAAAATGATAGCGCAGATGGTGCTTTGCTATCGAAAATAGCGGTATTCGATTGGTTTGATGCCATCGAAAATTTGGGGCTATCTGATTTTACCTATCACTTTGTCAGCGCTGGCGTATTGCGTATTGAGGCGAATCAAGGCAGGGCTGATGCTATTTTGGATTTATTGCCGGCTAACGAAGTGCTCGTGACACCCGATAGTATGACAGAGCTGAGCGAGGCGCTGTCATGCTATTTTGCTCAGCCGATAAACGTGCGAGTCAACTATACCGATATTCGTTGCGAAACCCCAGCGGAACGACAAAAAAAAGCGCAAGTCGATGCCGATCAAGCCGTCATCACGGCATTTACGCAACATCCTATTGTGCAGCAAGTGGTGAATGAATTTGAGGCAAGAATTTTGACAAATACCATTAAGAAAATGGACAAAAAACCGTCATAA